The following is a genomic window from Mus pahari chromosome 1, PAHARI_EIJ_v1.1, whole genome shotgun sequence.
GTCACGTGGGATGCTGGGGAGGCCCCACCGTCTCTCTCCTGTGGTGTTTCCTCCACCTTCAGCCTCTTGAGGGTCTGTGTGATCGGAACTCTCTGGGGCTTGGGTTCCCTGTGCTGCCCTCATCTGTTTTGGTCTCCATTATCTCCCAGAtcttccccatttcctttctggGACCTTGGGattcctttttccctgttccaGTCAGAATTTTTAGCAGTCACCTTCTCAGTGCGCCAGGAACTTCAGGACAGCTATGTGTGCTTGACCATttgtgcattttgtttgtttttgttttcttttgatatcACCTTGTGTGCTTTGCTGGGGAGGGGATGTACTGATTTGCACATGCTAGGAAGATGCTCTACCTCTGACCCACATGCCCAGgcccctcactgggggagtctaggcaggaactaagctacatcccagacctctctttctatttcacaacaaggtctcactaaattggttaggctggacttgaactttaGATCCTCtttccttagcctcctgagtattTTTGATGACACGCTACGAGTCCCCCGGCTCAGAGTCACTGTTGACCCTGCTCATCTCTTTGTGCACACCGTCTGTACCCAGCCAAGAAAAGCCCCCTGGGCTCTGCTCCCAAACAGCTTGGGATGCTGAGGTGGATTCCTGAAGCAGCCTCCTCGTCACTCTGTGCTCGGCTGTCCTTCAAACggcagtaaagtgcttgccagccACATGCTGCTTACTGTGTAACTGGCTCCAGTGGCCTTGGCCTCCACTACAGTAGGTCCAGAACCTCTGATCATTGCTGAGGCCAAAGGCTGCCATCCTTATCAGACTGCCCTCCTTCCTGTGCCTTTGCACCCCCTGATCCCTCTTCTGCTGACTTACACAGAGCTCCCCTTTCTTTGATGACCCCGCCTCGAACTTATCATTCCCAATTCTGTCTATATTTTTCCACGTATACCTTGTTTCTTTGATATTGTCTATCAGCCCACTTGTTTATTGTTTTCTACTAGGTCATGGGAGTCcccagaccttgaactcactatgtaacttcCCGCCTTCTCCTTCTgggtactgagattacaagtgtgcaccgcCATGCTGGCTTTAAAtagtgattggggggggggtgtctatcTAAAACTTTGTGCATACCAGGCAGTCACCCTACCACCTGAGAATCGGTTTCTTTACTACTCTGTGGTACTGTTGGAGTCTCCTATATTCTGGTCAGGGGCTGTCCCTATATCTTCGCCTCCCGGCCCCACCCGTGCTCCGCCCCCTCAGCCTTGTCCCACCCCGCCGCCCGGCGCAGACGCACGCAGGAGCCGCATGGAAGCGCTGGACGCTCCGAGCCGGTTGGCCGCACGGCAGGTGTAGTTGCCATAGTGCCTGGCGCTCACGTTGGCGAAGAGAAGCATAGAGCGGGTGCGCTCGGTCTGCACCTTGAGGCCCTCCGCAGAACCGCTGCTTAGCCTGCAGGAAATCCGGATCAGGGTTGGTCTTGGCCTCTCGTGGGGTTCAGTGCCCAGTTCCTCCACATACACTCAGGCTCTCTTCCTCAAGAGACCTTGAGCTCTGCTACGTACCCCAGGGACCCCTGACTTCTCCACAGATCCCGTATCCACGCACCAGGGCCACTCAAGAACATTCCCAGTGTGCGTCCCTAATCCCCAGTGTCTCTTAAACTCAGCCCACACAGTCTCTATAAATTTATCTTTCAGACACTTAGCATCGACCTTCGACCCCAGATCTTTGGTGTGGGTGCGCAATTCCAGCATTCATCATATCGGTGCCCGAAATAGTCTTCCAggagcccaccccaccccaccccataacCTAGAAGTTAGACCCTAGTCTCTCAGGACCCAGGACTCCCCGACTTTGAACTGCTAGGTTGTCTTGCTTGGCTTTGTGATCCGAGACCTAGgacctccctcctcttccttttccctcagcCCTGCCCGGGGCAGTCCTCACAGCCTGTCATCCTTGTACCACTGGAAATCTGCAGGCGGCACAGCCATAGCTTCACAGCGCAGGAGGGCAGCCCGGCCCAGGGCGGTGCGCGCGCTGGTCACGTCCGTGATGGTCGGGGGATCTGAAAAGGAACAGAGGCCAGAGCACATTCTCGCTGCATGGGGACTTCGGAGTCCCATTTCAGCACCCTCCCACCTCAGATCCTAGTTCCCACCTAGCTTTCACCATCATGCTGCAGACCCCTCCTCCCCAGGCACCCAGGGTCGGCCCCTATGGCCCCCTTGATGCTCACAATTCACTGTGACCAGCACGCGGCGGCTGTCGGGCGCCGAGTTCACCCCGTTGTGAGTAACGCATTCATATTCCCCGGCCTGGCCCCGCTGGATGTCTGAGATTTCCAGAATCTCACCCTCTGAGGTGAAGCCGTCTGtggaggaggtggggatggggggcgGGGCCGGACACAAACACTTAACACGGGACAACACGGGCACAACACGGACACACATCAGCGGGGCGGGCACAGCAGGGCCTGGAGTGCCCGGGTCAGTAGGAGCCGGGAAGGTCctgtgggggcagggtggggctaAGCTAAGGGTTGGGGAGCTCAGAACCCAGTGGGAAGGGGCCTAGGATTTGGAGTGCAGGAGACCTAGGGATCTGGAATCTCATGCTCAGGGGACCCACTTAGGAGTAGGGAGTGAAACCAGGATCTTGGTTTTTGGCTTTCAAGGATCCAGGAAAGACAGACGCAGTCTGAACCCTAGAGTTCTTTGGGGGTTCAGAGAATTCGGACTTGATGATTGAGATCGCTAATCCAGACACCTGGGGTCTTTTTAACAGACCTGAGGTCACAAAAGACCACCTAGCACTTATGGCAAGTAGGATTTAGGGTTCAGAAGACATCAAGTGGGGGGTGGTATGAAGGGACGTGAGGCTAGACTAGGCTTCCCACTCTCAGTTCGTCTAAGGAATGGGACCCAGTGATGGTCATTATGGGTCTGCAAAGAAGCAGGAAGGTCCAGAGACTGGGGATGTGGTGGAGATGATGCCCTGGCCTGATATATGTCAGACAGCTTGGTGGTGCCTTTTGGGAAACTGGATCTCAGAGCTCATTAAGTGGGCTGTGGGTAGAGAGAGGGGAGCCCCTGATTGCCTCTGGATCTAGGCCAGAGGCCTGAGAATGTGCATTTCTGGAAAATCTCCAGGAGTTGCTAAGGCTGACGTCTGGGGACCATTCAAACCACTAGGTTACGACACCCATGTGGGGGTGAGGATGGAAATGAGAGTGATAGAATGGAGGGGGAGGACACACCGGATGCACAGGGGCACTGCCTGCACATCAGGTGGGAGGCCACAAGATGAGGGGATTAGAGTCTGGTAAGAAATGGGGGTCAAGGTGGGGAGGAATCGAGTCCCCAGAGGGCTAAACGGGAATCTGGGACGCCAGCTAGGGTAAAGGGAGACTTGAAGGGCCCAGATCACAGATGGAGAGGAGCCTCACCTCGGAGCTGTCTCCAGGTGACAGTGGGCTCTGGCCTTCCCACAGCCAGGCAGAGAAGGTTCACATTGCCCCCTTCATTCACCGCCACGGGTGAGGAGATGTTCACAATACGGGCAGGGACTGGAGACAGAAGGGAGAGTTGGGGTGAAGGTATATTCCCAACCTAAGCTGCACAGGTTTCAAACCCAAGGTTATGGCCTGGCCCTCCTCACCTCAGACCCAGCATTACAGACCTCGGGTCCCCTCCACTAGACCCAGGGGTACAGGCTCAGGCCCTATTCAGACCCCAGGGGTATAGACTCCACACCTTCCTCCCTCACACCCAGGATTCCAGATGCAAACCCTATTTCCTCAGTCCTAGAAATCCAGACCACAATCCTACCTCATCAGATATAGAAGTCTTTAGCCCTCCTCCTTCAGACCCACTGTGCACACACCCTCgtcctccttcctcatctctaGGACACACCCCCTCAAGCCTCTCCTTGGGGAATGAGTGCAAACCCATGGGTAGTTTCAGTCACACAGTCCAGCAAATCCACAGAGCTGTGGGTGGCACCTCTTCCACTGTGGTGCAGCTCCCCCTCATGCCCTGCTAAATACCACAAGGGTGAGGTAGCTCATGCTCCCAGGGCGGTGAACAGCAGTGGCCAAGTGCACACACAGTGCAGGCTGTTCAGTGATGCCTCCTAGCCCGCAGGCCagtcttcctgtcccctccccacctgccTTCATTGTCACACGAGGCTCACCATGGACGATGAGGTAGACCTGAGTGGTGTAGGGCTGGTGGCGGGTCTGGAAGGAGCAGGTGTAGAGGCCCTCATCACCGAGCCCCACCTGGGTGATGAGGATGGAGAATTCCTCCGGGGTGTTGATGAGCAGCCGCACCCGGGGGTCACTGGTCCAACGGTCATTGCCCGCATACAGGATGTTGGAACGGTTCAGCCAGGCTACCCGGGTCACATGCTCATCAAtgaagcagctggggaggaaggggaggatgaggagagaaAGCAAGGGTTTCCCCCGCCCACCTCCAGTACACCTGCAGAACCCTGGGAGGCAGGCCTTGCAGTGCCCACTGTGCGGGAGGGAAGAAGCCTGGAAGCTAGACTTCTGAGGGGCTGCtgtgagggagggaaagagggagggagggaggggaggagagaggggcgGATGGGGGTGGAACTCACTCAGAAGTAAGAGTTGGGCAGAGAtcccaagagagaaagagacagagacagagacagagagacagagagagagaaggagggggaggaagaggaagaggaggaggaggaggaggaggaggaggNNNNNNNNNNNNNNNNNNNNNNNNNNNNNNNNNNNNNNNNNNNNNNNNNNgaagaagaagaagaagaagaagaagaagaagaagaagaagaagaagaagaagaagaagaaaggaggaggagagagaagagagagagaggagaggaaagaggggagagaatgaggagagagagagagagagagagagaagagagagaggctgacTGAGGAACAATGACCCTGCTGGGGGAGAGACCCTAGCTGAGGAGACAGGGCTGCAGACACTAACAACCCCCACCCTCTAGCACCCCTGGGGTCTACAGGACTTTGAACCTTCACTGGTCTCCTCACTTTTACAAGAACAGAAAGGTCTATGAGTGGAGCTCTGCTTAGTGTCCACCCCCCTCCCCTCAGCTGGCTAGGGATGCACATGATGTCACTGGGACTTTCGCAGgcagagttgggggaaggggagtAGCCTTGTGAAGCCCCATGCTACCTGAGCCCCTGAACTGGGATGTACCTGAGGGTGGCGTTGTCACCTTCACACACTGTATAGTTGTCCGCAGGTGAGCTGAACTCCAGGCTCTGGGACAGCAACCCTGCAGAAGGGAGGGGATTGCTCAGCCTTGGCAACTGGGGCGGGGCCGGCTGTAGCTCTATTCGTGGacatgcccacatgcacatgGCCCTGGTGACACGGGCCTCTGCCTCCACTGCCACAAGAGTGTATCACATCAGACATACTCGGACTAAACCTGTATGCCATGCCCCTTCCTCCAGGTCTGCTCCGACTCATAAACAGAATGGAACGCTTGTGGAACAATGCACTTCCAGAGATGACACCCACTCACAGCCCATCCACACAGACAAGTGTACACAGACACCTGCGCACccagacacaggcatgcacatatcaaatgcagacacagacaggcacacacatctCAGCACGAGGACACATGAGTAGGAAGGCCATGCAAAGTAAAGTGTCGAGAGACACACCAGTGTGCACCGACTCCGAGTTACATAACACGCGACACTGTCCTCTGGGCATGACATGGTTGCTGTCTTGATATCAAAGCACCACGTGAGGTGTTTGCAGGATTGGACTAATATTCCCCTGTGGAAATGGTGCTCCCTCTCAAAGCATTGGTGGCAGCACAAGAATGGGTCATGCCAGTTCATGGTGCAGTAAATAGATGCCCCCTCAGGAGGAGTCTCGTTAACTTCCCTAggaggtatggggggggggagtgtatgaCTCTTCTTTGATAGTGTTGCTGCCTGCATATTGCCCACATTCCTGTGAGTCACTCTCTCTCATGCTGCTGTGAGTCACTCTCGTGAGTAACCCCATTTGAACTCATTGGTCCACCAAGCTAGACTTGCATTTCAGAATCAGTTCTTTGATGTGTTGTTTGTGCCTTGTCTGGATGGGTAgacatttccttttgttgttgttgctgtggtgtgtgtgtgtgcgcacacgtgtgccTGCGTACCCTTGGAGAGTCTGTCAaattccctgcagctggagttacaaggcAATTGtaagctgtctgatgtgggtgctgggttctGAACTCATTTCCTCTGCAGCAACTGCCTTCACTGttagccgtctcaccagccccatggaTACACATCTCCTCAggaaaatatatcacatatgtatgcagacacacacaagtaccgtgcatatacatacaaatgtttAGGACTCATatgcatacgcacatgcacacacagaggcacacatgtgcacattcacacaaaaACTGATAATGCATGTTGTTTACATGCACGCAAATGGATTTGtaacaaatatacatgtatacacatgagcaggtgtacatgcatgtacacaaatgcacataaatacacattaaCTCAGACAtccatgtgcagacacacatacacacagagctaTCCACAGATGGGCTTGTATGCACACCTTTAGGCACCTTGTACAGTTGaacacaaacctacacacacgtgcatacacacacacacacacacacatacacacacgcgcgcgcgtgcgcgcgccaG
Proteins encoded in this region:
- the Iglon5 gene encoding igLON family member 5, translated to MPPPAPGARLRLLAAAALAGLAVISRGLLSQSLEFSSPADNYTVCEGDNATLSCFIDEHVTRVAWLNRSNILYAGNDRWTSDPRVRLLINTPEEFSILITQVGLGDEGLYTCSFQTRHQPYTTQVYLIVHVPARIVNISSPVAVNEGGNVNLLCLAVGRPEPTVTWRQLRDGFTSEGEILEISDIQRGQAGEYECVTHNGVNSAPDSRRVLVTVNYPPTITDVTSARTALGRAALLRCEAMAVPPADFQWYKDDRLLSSGSAEGLKVQTERTRSMLLFANVSARHYGNYTCRAANRLGASSASMRLLRPGSLENSAPRPPGPLTLLSALSWLWWRM